The Brevibacillus brevis genome contains a region encoding:
- the eutM gene encoding ethanolamine utilization microcompartment protein EutM, protein MAGEMSALGMVETKGLIGAVEAADAMVKAANVKLIGKVHVGGGLVTVMVRGDVGAVKASTDAGAAAAEKVGELVSVHVIPRPHGDIELILPKLEG, encoded by the coding sequence ATGGCTGGAGAAATGTCCGCATTGGGAATGGTAGAAACAAAAGGTTTGATCGGAGCAGTTGAAGCTGCTGACGCAATGGTAAAAGCAGCAAACGTAAAACTGATTGGTAAAGTACACGTAGGTGGCGGTCTCGTGACTGTTATGGTACGTGGTGACGTAGGTGCAGTAAAAGCTTCCACAGACGCAGGCGCCGCTGCTGCTGAAAAAGTAGGAGAGCTCGTATCTGTACACGTAATCCCACGCCCTCATGGAGACATTGAATTGATCCTGCCTAAACTCGAAGGGTAA
- the pduL gene encoding phosphate propanoyltransferase, whose amino-acid sequence MAVITEASLRAMHKSGIPNPFLVEKGDKITPAAADFLKGRGIQVKQVDQHQQPSTNQAAEAVREIPLGVSNRHIHLSQADVEKLFGAGHQLTPMRDLSQPGQFACQETVTIVGPKGSIHGVRVLGPARGATQVEISRTDGFAVGVHAPVRMSGDIEGTPGMVLVTAKGTVVMDKGVIVAKSHVHMSPADAEQYQVKDGDTLILATQSDRPIIYPDVVVRVHPQFALDFHVDTDEGNAANLKTGDRVKVIGKNGQFYSG is encoded by the coding sequence ATGGCAGTAATTACAGAAGCATCCTTGAGAGCAATGCATAAGTCAGGTATCCCAAACCCCTTTCTCGTTGAGAAAGGGGATAAAATAACACCAGCAGCGGCAGATTTCTTGAAAGGAAGAGGGATTCAAGTGAAACAAGTTGATCAGCACCAGCAGCCTTCCACCAATCAAGCTGCCGAGGCAGTGCGAGAAATTCCTTTGGGCGTATCTAACCGTCACATTCATTTGTCGCAAGCAGATGTCGAGAAGCTTTTCGGAGCCGGACATCAATTGACGCCAATGCGTGATTTGTCGCAACCGGGCCAGTTTGCTTGCCAGGAAACAGTCACCATCGTGGGACCAAAAGGCAGCATTCACGGGGTTCGTGTTTTGGGACCAGCTCGTGGCGCGACACAAGTGGAAATTTCCAGAACAGACGGCTTTGCAGTAGGTGTTCATGCCCCTGTGCGTATGTCTGGAGATATTGAAGGAACACCAGGTATGGTACTTGTAACGGCAAAAGGGACTGTTGTAATGGACAAAGGCGTAATCGTAGCGAAGAGCCACGTTCATATGTCCCCAGCAGATGCCGAGCAATATCAAGTGAAGGATGGCGATACGCTGATCCTGGCGACTCAAAGCGATCGTCCTATCATCTATCCAGATGTAGTCGTTCGTGTACATCCGCAGTTTGCACTTGATTTCCACGTGGATACGGATGAAGGAAATGCCGCTAATTTGAAAACGGGCGACCGGGTAAAA